Part of the Mauremys mutica isolate MM-2020 ecotype Southern chromosome 1, ASM2049712v1, whole genome shotgun sequence genome is shown below.
CTGGCAGCCAATGACTTTTTTCGACAGCTGCTGTCACAGGACAGGTACGGAGGAAATGTCACTGTCTAGTTTTGGCCTTGCAGAAATTTctacgtgtatgtgtgtgtttgggagggCAGGGGCAGTATTTGTATGACGCTATAGACAGACATTTAGTTTTGAGTGCGCATATGTGTAGTTGTGGGTGTGTTTCTATGGGGGCCTGCATAGTTATGCAGGTGCGTAGATTTGTGTGCAGCTGAATACCTGTGGTTCTGTGTGTACAGCATGTGGGTGACTAGTATGTGTGCGCGTCCAGGATCATTATAGGTATTTTTTTCATCCTCTCAAGTGTCTGATGCACAGCATTATCAGAGACTAGGTGGACCATTGATCAGTTCCTATGGATGTGTGTGGGAGTATATATAATGCATGTGAGAGCGGGTCTTCGTATGTCTGTACAGTAGAGAggatcatagaaattagagatggaaaaaaatgttaaatgataAAAGTCCAGACACCTGTCAAGGAAGGATATAATACCTGCATTCATAAGGGATAAAGGCAAACAGCTGATACTTTTTATCGAATATTAaaattaacttgtggaactcactgctgcaggatgtTGTTGAGACAAGTATattagtaatttttttaaaggataagACATGAATATGAATAAGAAAAGGATCTATAGTGTCTAAGAGTACATTAGCTGGGATGAAAAATTATAAAATTATATTCTTTAAGACATTGAGCCAGTCATCAgctggggtcaggaaagaatttcctCCCTTGGCACACCAGTGCAAAATCAGGGGTGTTTTAGAGGTTTTGTGCCTTCGTACAGCAAAGGTCACTATTGTAGGCAGGCTGTTGGAATAAAGACAGCATTTATGAATGGGTGCGCATGCAGCGTATGTATTTGCATACTGTGTGGGGAGCACATGGATAATCAAGGAGGTGTGTGCCCTTGTGTGCCTGCTTCTATGTGGATATGTGGCACAGCATGCGGAGCTGTCATGCTGGGGTGGCCTGGCAGCATCAAGATGCAGCATGAGAAGGCtgtgtacccccaccccccagatagCTGTGTAAATCTGTGTATCTGCCTGTCTGTGTCTCTGCTGTGCATTCCCTTCACATCTGTGTCCTTCCCGGCAGGAAGGAGTTGACGCTGATGAGGGAGATGCTAGCTGGCTGCGGAGCTGGGGCCTGCCAAGTGGTGGTCACCTCCCCCATGGAGATGCTGAAAATTCAGCTTCAAGATGCTGGACGACTGGGTTAGACCCTCTTTTGCACGGCGGGGGTGGGAGTGGACATCCAGATTGTTGCTTCAGGTTCTGCAGTAAATCCCTTTGTCACCAACTTCTTGAGATCCTGCAGGTATCATAGTGAGATTTGCATTCTAAAGGGACTTGAGCCCTTGATGCTCAGGAACAGGCTTGTGCAGTTCCCACCATCTCGATATTTGCTGAAGGGGAGTCCAGCCTCTCCCAGTAAGCAGTACCACAGGGAATGACATGGGGACACTGGCTGTGAGAAGAGATCACGGCCCCTGCATTCCCAGCCTCAGCCAGCAGTGATTATAATTTAAGTGTAAAGCATAAtttggatttaaaaacaaaagaaatccctGGGGCGAAAGGTAGAAATGCAAGACTCTTTTACCTGTTCAGCTGTCTGCGTGACTGTTCAGGATCTAATTTCTGGACTGGTACAATAGACCAGTAATTGCCTCATGCTCCCATATTGGGATCTGAGTTCAAACTCCACCTTCAGGGATTTACTGTCAGGCTGGTTGCTGGTGATTACATAGAGAGGTTACACTCTCCATTCCTTAGGGTGGGTTGGGGGCAGTAGGGATGAAATGGTTGATTCTGATGCTCTCAGGCTTACTAGGGTGATTTGGACTGGGAAGCCCTAGTTGGTGACACAGAGAGATGGttagagctgggtgacattttttcAGCATTTTTCAGGATATTGAAACTATTTGCGAATTCGGGttgaatttggcaaatagttttcgctggggaaaaaaatgtttatttttgtagaaatgttttgttttgacattttttaaacagtttcCACATTTCATTGCAAAATGGtattttttgaaacaaaatgttgttttgaaTCGACccgaatgaattttttttttcctttttcatgtTGACaaaaaaacctgagaacaattacttttcttttttaaactaaccaaattgtttgggattttttcagttcagccaTTAACCTACAAAATCAGTTATTCTCTCAGCACTAGTTGTTCTCACCTTCTGGGCAGGAGTGATATTTTGTTGGGGAAAGGATCTAGGGGCAGGTCACCGGGAAGCCAGGCAGCGACTAGGGGGCAGGAGCGGTTGCTTAGCAAAGAATGAgggatcctctctccctccaAATACCTAATTCctctttcttgtttgttttcagCTATTCATCAGCAAAAGGTTTTGGGAACAGATGGCCCACAGGctcccttctcccagcccccacaggaCAGGCCTTACACCACTGGCACAGCCTCAGCATTCAAGCGCCCCTCGGCCACTGTGATCGCCAGAGATCTTCTGAAAACCCAAGGGCTAGTGGGACTGTACAAAGGCCTGGGAGTCACCCTGCTCAGGTGAGAAGGAGGGGAGACACAGGGAGTGATGAATCAGGATGGGAAACCAGTGCCACCCTACTCCAAGGAGGAAGGGTGGGGAACCTTCTGCAAACCAGCGGCTTGTAATCAGTCCCTCCCTCCTTACTGCATGGTTTTACCATCTGATCCTGAAGGACTTGCCCCAGCCACCTGGCAAACAGGAGGGGAAAGCTGTAtcagcagtgtggcctagtggataaggcATTGTAtggggactcagaagacctgtttctattcctgactctgccactggcctgttgggtgatcttgggcaagtcacatcaacacacttttcctgtctgtaaaaggAGGATAATGACACTGATCTcatttgtgaaatgctttgagatctactgatgaaaagtgcaacATACGAGCTGGGTGGTATTAGTTATTATATCTGTATTAAGGAAATTCTTCTCTGTCAAATCAATTACTGTATCTAgttgtctttttttcctttctcccttctaTTACTGCAAATTACGGGTTGACAGTCTCCACACAAGAAGTCCATTTTACCCTCCTAGCTGCCATTAAAGCAGTGACCCAAGAAGTGCTAACCAGAACTGGGATGATGAGGCCACATGCAACTCTAGAGGCAGTTcatgcaactcccactggcttcagtagcACCTCAGAGGGTCACAGTGTAAGaccagagctggctggaaaatggaactTCCTGTCTGCAAAAAATTGCAAGTTGTCGAACATTTTTCATCCTGAATTGAGACAAAGTCAAAACCTAGAAATTTCTTGTGGGAAGaaaattccaaaatatttcatttcggAAGCATCAAAATGTTCCTGCAGCAAGAACATTTCTGTGTTCCCAAAACAAAATATGCTTCCTGGaatccccagctcctctgggtgCCTTAATTGCTTCCCCATGATACAAATATCTCCCCAGAGAGGCGGGCAGCCTGCCCACCTGCCAGCTGGGGGCAGTCCAGGGAGACAGCCACCAGGAGGGAAGCCTGGGGAGACAGCTGCTTGCAGGACTTGCAAGCTGGGCAGCCCAGATACCCACTAGGTAGGCTACCAGCTGAATGAATCACGGATCTGTGGGAGGAAAGCAGGCAGGCAGCCCAAGAGCTGGAGAGTCCCAGAATCCCGCCAGGCCCTGGGAAATGGTAGTGCACTAGGGTGGCGCAGGGTAGCTGACAGAAAACCAGGCGGACTGGAGCTGGCTATCCTGCCTGGCTGATTTCCATTGAAAGTTTGACAGAATCAACACTTTTCACTGAACTTTTGGATTCCGTGAACCAGCATTTTCTAAGGGAAGCCAGTTCTGTAGGAAAACGTTCAACCCACTTTATATACGAGACACCCCTTTTGTTCAGGCCTGTAGGCATTGCGGTCCCTTGGCATTTAGTCCACTGCCTAGGTGACATGAGGGCCAGTGGAATATTTTTTTAGTTGAACTGATCTAGTCCATGCAAAGTGCACCCAGATAGGATGAGGGCTGGGCCATCAGAAATGACTGGAGCGATATTTCATTCGTGTTCTTACTTGTCAAACTGAGTGACACGCACAGAGTACACAGGCCTCATCAAGGGGAGCAAGTCACGTAGAAGAGTGAATGTCGTTCCTTTTTACAGTGTGAGGTGGTGGTGTAACCATGGCGGGGAAACGGGGCTTGGGTGGGGGGTGGTGTTAAATAGGAATTTTTCCCTGAAAATGTCCCTTCTGCTATGCATaaagcaaaaccaaaccaaaggGACTCCTGGACTGCATGGGACATGTACCTGCAAGGATGACTTTGGTTTTCCCAGTTTGCTCTTTTGGCTGAGATTGGTGGTGGCTATGCTGGTAACTTTCCAGCTCTGGAGGGGACCTTGGGATTCCTGTTGCTACCCTGATCCCCTGAAACGTTGTTGAGAAGTATGCTTGACCCAAGACAGGGGCCTACATCTCTCTCTTCTGTGCTTTTCTGAACTGTCTGACTCAAACGCTAAACCTGACTACAAGACATTTTGTTCGCTTGGTCCAAGCTGTAGCTAAACACCTTTGCCTGGTTGCTTTACAGCATTTTAACATCTCTGCTCACCAGTTTTCCCCAAATTAATGAAAAGCAGCTATTGCTTGTAGTTTATTTAACTGAGGGGAAATCCTTTGGTTTGAACCTTTCTCAGGGGAAATCTCCATTTATTTCAACACTTCAGTTCTAATGGAACACAAATAATTTTCCTTTCATAACCTTCCAGACCAACCTTCCCTTTCCCCTACCTCAGCAGCACATGCTGAAGCTTtcttgccaaattctgctcctctCCGTGCCAGTTGGAATGTACACTCTACTCTGCACTCACCTGTTCCAGTCCCTGGACAGATCCATTTTCACATCAGTCAGGAGACTCTTGACCTACAAACCACAGCTGTGTCTCATCCCAGAGTCACTAGCGTCATATTTCAGTGAGGATGAGGGCTTGgtccccatctcctccctggCAGATAGTGATGGTGATCCACTTTGTACAAGAGCCGACAGACTGCATTGGGAGCCTGGCCTCTGACACAGGCTCGCCCTTATCCTATTGGTCTATGTTGGGTGTTTATCTAActctttcccctcccaacagggatgtgcctttttccATTATCTATTTCCCACTGTTTGCCAACATCAACAAACTGGGACAGAGGCACTCTGAGGAGAAGGCACCCTTCTTCCATTCATTCATGTCTGGCTGCGTGGCAGGATCCGTGGCTGCAGTAGCAGTGACCCCACTGGATGGTGAGTATCGGGGGGCAATGGACTTCTTTAAACTCAGATTGTTCAGCTGCTTTCATACCACAGCCCCACATTTGGCCAATCTCCCTTGGTGGTCCTCCGGTGCATTCCTTTGTGCGAGTCCTTGTGGTGTCTTAGTGGTGGTGACACAGGAACTGGGGGTGCGGGTGGCAGACCAAAATTACTACAGCAACTGACTGAAGACAGCGAATAGGTTCAGGCTCCAAAACCCCTGCTCTCTTACAACCCTCACCTCTTTGCTGA
Proteins encoded:
- the SLC25A18 gene encoding mitochondrial glutamate carrier 2 isoform X2, whose protein sequence is MYRGAAVNLTLVTPEKAIKLAANDFFRQLLSQDRKELTLMREMLAGCGAGACQVVVTSPMEMLKIQLQDAGRLAIHQQKVLGTDGPQAPFSQPPQDRPYTTGTASAFKRPSATVIARDLLKTQGLVGLYKGLGVTLLRDVPFSIIYFPLFANINKLGQRHSEEKAPFFHSFMSGCVAGSVAAVAVTPLDVLKTRIQTLKKGLGEDTYNGIIDCARKIWTHEGPAAFMKGAGCRALVIAPLFGIAQGVYFIGIGEYILGYFH
- the SLC25A18 gene encoding mitochondrial glutamate carrier 2 isoform X1, with protein sequence MGSKKKISVPAKLINGGVAGLVGVSCVFPIDLAKTRLQNQQGQGVYTGMRDCLVKTLRSEGFFGMYRGAAVNLTLVTPEKAIKLAANDFFRQLLSQDRKELTLMREMLAGCGAGACQVVVTSPMEMLKIQLQDAGRLAIHQQKVLGTDGPQAPFSQPPQDRPYTTGTASAFKRPSATVIARDLLKTQGLVGLYKGLGVTLLRDVPFSIIYFPLFANINKLGQRHSEEKAPFFHSFMSGCVAGSVAAVAVTPLDVLKTRIQTLKKGLGEDTYNGIIDCARKIWTHEGPAAFMKGAGCRALVIAPLFGIAQGVYFIGIGEYILGYFH